A region of the Egicoccus sp. AB-alg2 genome:
CCGTCAGCACCTCGACCTCCAGGGTGAGCAACTCCACCTCGGTGCGCACCCGGTGGACGGCGTCCAGGCTCGCGAAGGGACGGGCGACGATGGCCTCGTGCAGCAGCTTGCGGGCACGTTCGTCGCGGCGCACCACCTCGAGCGGGACACCGGCACGCCTGAGCAGGTCGTCGAGGTCGGGCAGCGCACGGTCGAAGGGCAGGGCGAGCAGCGCGTCCTCGAGCCGCACGAGCGCATCCTCGGCTTCGTGCGGCGGGCGCGTGGACGCGTCGTCGCGTGACTCCTCGTGCACGCCTTCGCGGTCACCGGACACGACCGCACCTCCTCACCGGCACCTCATGGTATCGGTCGCACGTCCCGATCCGGCGCGGCAACACGCAGTATGGACCGTTGCCGTGGCGTACGTCCCGCCGTTTGCGACCATCGGTCGCGAGACCACGAGGATCGGCGGTGGGAAGGCGGCGGTCGCGCGACGCGACGCCGGGACTGCACCCGGCGCGAGCGTGCGGCAGGATGTGCCACATGGACCACATCCCTTCCCCCAAGGATCTGCGCAGCGCCGCGCGCGCCTGCACGTTCCTCGCCTATGCCGCCGGGCTGGCCGGCGTGGCCGGCGGCACCCTGATGCTGCGCGAGGACGAGTTGGCCATGGCGCTGGTCCTCTACACCGTGACCTTCGCGGTGGGTGCGGCGCTGATGGGTGTCGCCGTGCTGGTGCGGGCGGTCGCCGGCCTGTCGACGCAACTCGCCCGCGTGGAGTCCGACGTCCGGGTGCTCGTGGGCGAGCGTGCCCGCGGCGCGCCGCCGCGGGACGAGCGCGACCCCTGGCGTGGCTACCACCCGCCGTGACCGCCGCGTCCGGACGCGTGGCGGCCCGCTCCGGACGTGGAGCGGGCCGCCGGGAGCGGTGCCGGCGTCGGCGTCAGGCGGGCGGGCAGGCGGCCTTCAGGGCCGCCACGACCTCCGGTGTCGCGATGTCGAGCGCGACGGCGTAGTCGGTCAGCACCTGGTTGGCGAGCGCCGGGTCGTCGCGGTGGATCGCGAGGACGTCCGCGAACGGGATCGAGTCGCCGCTGCCGATCGGGTACTCGAGACCGTTCTGGGCGACGCTCGTCAGCAGACCCTGACTCTTCAGGACGCCGATCCCGAACTGCTGGCAGGTGCTGCCGGCGGGCTTGCCGCCGCCACCGGCGCCGGCCGGCGGGCCGGCAGCGACCGCCGGCAGTGCGGTCACGAGCGTGAGGCTGGCAGCGGCGATGCCGACGAACAGGCGGCGCATGGTCGACTCCTGGGCCGAGGGGATTGGACGCAGACCATCCGTCACACCCCCGGCCCACGGACCGCCCGGCGCGCGTCCATCGCCTTCCCGCGGTGCCGGCGCGCGCGGTCGGCCGGTGTCCTCAGCAGGCGGGCAGGCGCTCGGCGAGGTAGTCGACGAGCCGGTCGATCGAGACCCGGTCCTGGGCCATCGTGTCGCGGTCCCGAACCGTCACCGCCTTGTCGTCGACCGACTCGAAGTCGACCGTCACGCACAGCGGCGTCCCGATCTCGTCCTGACGGCGGTACCGGCGGCCGATGGCCTGGGTCTCGTCGTAGTCGCACATCCAGCGGACCTTGACCGCGTCGAAGACCTGCTTCGCCAGCGGCGTGAGCTCCTCCTTGCGCGACAGGGGCAGCACGGCGACCTTGTAGGGCGCGAGCCGCTTGTCGAGCTTCAGCACCGTGCGGTTCTGCAGCTCGCCCTTCGCGTCGGGGGCCTGCTCGACCCGGTAGGCGTCGAACAGGAACGCCAGCGTCGCGCGCGTCGCCCCCGCCGCGGGCTCGATCACGTACGGCACGTAGCGGTGGTCGTTGGGCTGGTCGTAATACGACAGGTCCTTGCCCGACGCGGCCGCATGCGCCTTCAGGTCGAAGTCGGTGCGGTTGGCCAGGCCCTCGAGCTCGGACCAGCCCATCGACGCGTCCGGGAAGAAGTACTCGATGTCCACCGTGCGCTTCGCGTAGTGGGACAGCTCGTCCTCGGCGTGCTCACGGATGCGCAGGTTCTCGCGACGGATGCCCAGATCCGTGTACCAGTCCATGCGCTCGTCGATCCAGTACTGGTGCCATTCCTCGTCGGTGCCCGGCGCGACGAAGAACTCCATCTCCATCTGCTCGAACTCGCGGGTCCGGAAGATGAAGTTGCCCGGCGTGATCTCGTTGCGGAACGACTTGCCCATCTGCGCGATGCCGAACGGCGGGCGCTTGCGGGTGGCGCGCTGGACCGTCGCGAAGTTCACGAACATGCCCTGCGCCGTCTCCGGCCGCAGCCAGACGCTGGACGCGTCGGACTCGATCGGCCCCATGTTGGTCCGGAACATGAGGTTGAAGTTGCGGGCGTCGCCCAGTGCGTCCTTGCCGCAGTTGGGGCACACGAGGTCGCCCTCTGCCCGTTCGTCGCCCAGCTGGGCCTCGCGCAGATGGTCCTCGCGGAAGCGCTGGTGGCAGTTGGCGCACTCGACCAGCGGGTCGGAGAAGTTGGCGAGGTGCCCGGAGGCCTGCCAGACCTCGGTCGGCCCGAGGATGGCCTGCTCCATACCCACCACGTCGTCGCGCAGCTGCACCATGGTGCGCCACCACTGGCGCTTGACGTTCTCCTTGAGCTCGACCCCCAACGGCCCGTAGTCCCAGGTCGAGCGCACGCCGCCGTAGATCTCGGCGGTCGGGAAGATGATGCCGCGCTGCTTGCACAACTCGACGATGGTGGCGAGTTCGACGGTGACGCTCGGGTGCGTGTCCGACACGGGAAACTCCTGGGACAGGGTTCGACCACCGCTGGCTGCGGCGGCGAGCGTCCCAGCCTATCGACCGTGCCCTCGCCTCACGGCGCGACCGATGAGTTCCGGGCACCCCCGGTGTCGTACCTGGCACGGCCGACGACCCCGCGCCCGGGACGGGCGCTTGACCTCGAGCAAGGTCGAGGTCCTACGGTCCGGCCGAGTGGCCCGCGGAGACGCCCGCGCCGGCCGACGACGTCCACGGAGGTGAAGACATGCGTGCTCGCGACGCGTTCGCGATCGAGGCCGACGGCCTGACCAAGACCTACGGCGAGGTCCGCGCCCTCGACCGGCTCCACCTGCGTGTCCCCGCCGGCGGGGTCCACGGGGTGCTGGGTCCCAACGGTGCGGGCAAGACCACCGCGATCCGTTTGCTCGCCACGCTCGTACCCGCCGACGGCGGCCGCGCCCGGGTGCTCGGGCACGACGTGACGGAGGCACCCGACGAGGTCCGGGCACGGGTCAGCCTGACCGGGCAGTTCGCCTCGCTCGACGAGGACCTGACCGGCCTGGAGAACCTGGTGCTGGTGGCACGGCTGCTCGGTTTCCACCGGCAGGCCGCCCAGCGGCGTGCCCGCGACCTGCTGGGCGCCTTCGGGCTCGACGATGCCGCCGGACGCCAGGTGAAGCACTACTCGGGCGGCATGCGGCGTCGACTCGACATCGCCGCGTCGATCGTCGTGCGGCCCGAACTGCTGTTCCTCGACGAGCCCACGACCGGCCTGGACCCGACCAGCCGCGGGCAGGTCTGGGACATCGTGCGGGCGCTGGTCGCCGCCGGCACGACGGTGCTGCTGACGACGCAGTACCTCGACGAGGCCGACAAGCTCGCCAACCGGATCGCCGTGATCGACCACGGCCGCGTGATCGCCGAAGGCACCGCCGGCGAGCTCAAGGCATCGGTGGGCGGGGGGACGCTGCACGTCCGGTTCCGCCAGCCCGACGACCGCGCCCTCGGGGAGGTCGTGCTGGCCGAAGCCCTCGGCGCCACGCTCCACCTCGATCCCGACCCCGTGGCCCTGACCGCACAGGTCGACGACCCCGGCCGGGTGGCGTTGGCGCTGAGCCGGCTCGCCGACGCCGGGCTCGTCCCGGGCGAGTTCTCCCTCGGGCAGCCCAGCCTCGACGAGGTCTTCCTGGCGCTGACCGGACGGCCGGCCGAACCCACCAGCGACCGCGAGGAGGCCGCGGCATGAGCACCACGACACCCTTCTCCCCCGCCGGGTACGACGTGGACGCGATCGTCCGGGTCGCCGTCGCCAGCGACGACCGCCCGGCGCCGCCCTCGGCGACGACGACCTCGCTGACGTTCGCGTGGCGGGCACTGCTGAAGATCCGTCACGTGCCCGAACAACTGCTGGACGTGACGGTGTTCCCGGTGATGTTCCTGCTGATGTTCACCTACCTGTTCGGCGGGGCCGTCGCCGGGTCGACGGGCGCGTACCTGCAGGAGGTCGTGCCGGGCATCCTGGTGATGCAGGTCGCCTGGATCAGCATGTACACCGGCCACACCCTCAACCGGGACATCACCAAGGGCGTCCACGACCGCTTCCGGTCGCTGCCGATCTGGCGTCCCGCGACGCTGGTCGGGCCGCTGCTGGCCGACACGGTCCGCTACACGATGGCGTCGACGGTGATCCTCGGCCTGGGGTGGGCGTTGGGATTCCGGCCACAGGCCGGTGCCACGGGCCTCGTGCTGGGCATCGCCGTGCTGCTGGTGTTCTCGTTCAGCCTGTCGTGGATCTGGACGACGGCGGGCCTGCTGCTGCGCTCGGAGAACGCCGTGTTCTCGGTCGGCAACATGGTCATGTTCCCGCTGACCTTCGTCAGCAACGTGTTCGTGCCGACGGAGACGCTGCCGGGCTGGCTGCAGGGTTTCGTGGCCGTGAACCCGATCAGCCTGGTGGTCACCTCGGTGCGCGGTTTCGTGCACGGGTCACCGGACCTGCGCGCGACCGGGCTGGTGCTGGTGATCAGTGCGGCGCTGGTGGCGGTGTTCGGGCCGCTGACGATGCGGCTGTACCGGCATCCCCGCTAGTGCCGTCGCCGGCGGTGAAGGTCACGGGCGCGTCGAACGCCGCCTTGCGGGCGGCCCGGCGCAGGGCCCGCAGCAGTGGCCGGCCCGTGGCCAGCACCAGCCCGGCGGTGACCAGCGCCCGCGGGATGTCGAATCCGAGCGAGGTGACCAGCGTGAAGGCGACGAACCGGCGCAGGTTGTCGAGCAGCGGGTCACCGGCGACGAACGACACCGCCGTCGTCTCCGGCAGCGCGAACGGCCAGAACGACAGGTTCAGCAGCAACCCGTAGAGCAGGCCGGCCAGGGCGCCGTAGAGGGCCAGCAGCGCCAGTTCCGCCCGGCCACGCAGCGGCGGCAGCAGACCCGCCCCGGCACCCACCCAGGCGGCGCCGAGCATCTGGAACGGCAGCCACGGACCCACCCCGCCGGTCGTCAGTGCCGAGGCGAACAGCGTCGTCGCCCCGAGCACGAACCCGAACCCGGGCCCGTGCACCCGGCCGGCGAGGACCAGCAGGAAGAACACGGGCTCGAAGCCGGCCACGCCCGTGCCGAGCGGGCGCAGAGCCGCGCCCACGGCCGTCAGCACCCCCAGCATCGCCACCGCCTTGGCGTCGATGCCGCCCTCGGCGATCTCCGCCAGCACCACCACCAGCACCAGCGGCAGGAGGAGCGTGAACAGCAGCGGGGCGTCACGCAGCTGCGCCACGCCGGCGCCGGGGTCCACGAACAGCGGCCACGCGAAGGCAGCCAGGCCGATGCTCGACGCCAGCAGCACTGCCAGCGTCGCCCGCGGCCGCAGCCGGATCGAGCGCACCGAACCGCGTCGACGGCCGCCCACAGCGGCCCCGGCGTCGGGCGGGACGGTCGGGGCGCTCACGGCAGCACCGCCAGCGCGTCGGCCACCTCGCTGGGCGTGAGCCACACCGCCGGTGCCAGCACCTTGGCGACCTGGGGCGCGAACGCCGGCGAGCCGACGACGACCTCGTCGGTGGGGCCGTCGGCGACCACCTCGCCGTCGGCGATCACGACGGTGCGGGTCGCGATCTCCGCGGCCAGTTCCACGTCGTGGGTGGCGAGCACGATCGCGGTGCCGTCGGCGGCGAAGTCCTGCAGCAGGCCGGCCAGGCGTTCCTTGGCCCGGTAGTCCAGGCCGCGGGTGGGCTCGTCGAGCAGGAGCAGCGGCGGTTCGCCGACCAGCACCAGGGCGAGCACCAGCCCCAGCCGTTGCCCTTCGGAGAGGTCGCGGGGATGGCGTTCGTCGTCCAGGCCGGGCACGAGGCGCTCCAGCAGGCGCCGGCAGCTGCCGGCGGGGGCACCGGCGTCCCGGTCGGCCTGGCCGCACTCCTGGGCCACCGTGTCCGCGTACAGCAGGTCCGCCGGCTCCTGTGGGACCAGGCCGACGTGACGGACGAGGTCCCGCGGCGCCAGCGTCGCCGGGTCGTCGCCCGCGACGGTCACGGTGCCGGTGAGCGGGCGGTGCAGGCCGACGAAGCTGCGCAGCAGCGTCGACTTGCCGGCGCCGTTGCGCCCCATGACGGCGACCACCTCGCCGGCGGCGACGTCGAGGTCGACGTGCTGCAGGGCGAGCACCGGCCCCAGCCGGACCGACACCCCGCGCGCGGCGGCCACCATCTGCGCGTCGGCGTCGTGGCTCGGGCGACGTCGCCGGTGGGCGGACGCGAGCCGTTCGCGCAGCTCCGGGGCGCGGCGGCGGGCGTCGCGCACCGACAGCGGCAGCGGCTGCCAGCCGGCCAAGCGCCCCAACTCGACCACCGGCGGGGCGACCGGCGTGGAACGCAGTACCTCGGCCGGCTCGCCGACCTGCAGGGCGCGACCGTCACCGGGCACGTGGATCACCCGGTCGGCGTACTGCACGACCCGCTCCAGCCGGTGCTCGGCGAGCAGCACCGTGACGCCCAGGTCGTGGACCAGCCGCTGCAGTGCGGCCAGCACCTCCTCGGCCGCCGGCGGGTCCAGCGCCGAGGTGGGCTCGTCCAGCACCAGCACCCGCGGATGGGCCGTGAGCACCGCACCGATCGCGACCCGCTGCCGCTGGCCGCCCGAGAGCTGCTCCAGGGGTCGGTTTCGCAGGTCGACGAGCCCGAGCAGGTCCAGGGTCTCCTCGACGCGCCGGCGCATCACGTCGCCGGGCAGCCCGAGCGACTCCATCCCGTAGGCCAGTTCCTCCTCGACCGTGTCGGTGACGAAACTGGAGCGGGGGTCCTGCCCCACCACGCCGACCACGTCGGCCAACTCGCGCGGCGGATGCAGGCGCGTGTCGCGGCCGGCGACCGTCACCCGCCCGTGCAGCGTGCCGCCGGTGAAGTGCGGGACCAGGCCGTTCACGGTGCGCAGCAGCGTCGACTTGCCCGAGCCGGTCCGTCCGACGACGAGGCACAGCTCGCCCTCGGGCACCTCGAGGTCGATGTCGTGGAGGGCGGGCCGGTCCGCGCCGTGGTAGGTGACGCCCACCTGCTCGAATCGGATCACGCGTCCACCTCCATGCGGGACGCGTCCGCGGTCGAACCGCGGGGGCGGTCGGCGGGCGGCACGGGGGGTGCTACCGGAGGCGGGGTCAGCCAGGCCGGCAGCAGGGCCACCAGCAGCGCGAGCGTGGGCACCAGCGGCAGGGTCGGCAGGCGCAGTGGCACGAACGTCGGCGCCATCGCGGCCGGGTCGAGCGCCGCGCCCACGAAGGCGCCGGCGGCGGCGACGGCCCCGCAGGCGGCCGTCAACCGCTCTGGCCCGGCCCACGGGTCGGGCCGGTATCGGCTGCGGACGGTGCGGCGGCCGGCCAGGCGCACGCCGAGGGTGGCCGTGACCAGCCCGAAGGCCAGCGCCGGAACCCCCATAAGCACGGGGCTGCCGGCGTCCAACACGCCGTAGACGCCCACGCTGGTGCCGAGCAGGCCCGTGAGCGTCAGCACGCCGGTGAGCCGGCGCACCCGCGCCGGGACGTCGGCGCGGCGTCCGTAGCCGCGGGAGTCCATGGCGGCGGCCAAGGCCAGCGACCGGTCGAGGGCGTCCTCGACGACCGGCAGGGCCACGGACAGGACGCTGCGCAGGCCGTGGTCGGGGCGGCCACGCAGGCGCCGGGCGGCGCGGATCCGCTGCACGCTGGTCACCAGCGAGGGCGCGAACGAGAGCGCCACCACGACCGCGACGCCAACCTCGTACAGCGCGGCCGGCAGCGACGCCAGCAGGCGCTTGGGGTTGGCCAGCGCGTTGGCGGCGCCGACACAGGCCAGGATCGTGGCCAGGCGCAGGCCGTCGGCGAACGCGGTGACGACCGACTCGAGGGTGACGGCGCCGCCGAGCGTGATCCCGGCCGCCCAGTCGGGCAGGTCCGCCTCCGGGAGCGTGAACAGCACCGTGGTGCCCTGCGGGACGCCGAGCAGGACCTGGAACACCAGCCGGATGGTGAGCACGACCAGTCCCAGCTTGAGGAACATCGCGAACGACCGGGCCCACGGGGCGGTGCTGCGCCGGGCCGCCACCACGTAGCCCGCCACCACCAGCACGAGGCCCAGCAGCAGCGGGTTGAACGTCCGCGTCGCGACCGTGGCCAGCCCCAGCGCCCACAGCCACCACGCCCCCGGGTGCAGGGGGCGTGGCAGCCGTGCGGCACGGGCGGACACGGTCAGCCGCCGAAGGTGTCGTCGCGGCGGCGGGCGCGAAGGACGCCGGCCACGGCGAGTCCGGCGACCAGCACCCCACCGGCGATGGCGCCCACCGGGGCACCGCCGCCCCCGCCGGGTACGTCACCGAGGGCGACGACGTCGTCCTCCCCCGAGGGGCGTCGCGCGTCGGCGCCGGTCTCCTCGGACGCGTCCTCGCCGCGGTCGGCCGGGGCGGGTGTCGCGCCCGCCCCGTCGTCGGGGGTCGACGCCTCCTCGGGGGCCGCCGCGTCCGCGGACGGCGACGATTCGGTGGCGGCCGTGTCCGCCTCGGGGTCGCGCGCACCCGCGGCGTCGTCGGTGTCACCGCGCTCGCGGATCCCGTCCGCGTCGGCATCCTCGCCGTTCCCACCCGTGTCACGGTCCCGGGTCGACGAGGTCTCGCCGCCGCCCGGGCCGTTCGACGGCGCCTGGGCGCCTGGGGTGGAGCCGCGCGTGGAGGTGTCGCGCTCGCGTGGGCTCGCCGATGGTGACGGTTGGGCGGTGGCCGACGCCGTGGGCTTCGGGGTGGGCGTGCGGCTGGGCTTCGGCGCGGGCTCCGGCTCGCTGGGC
Encoded here:
- a CDS encoding ABC transporter permease; protein product: MSTTTPFSPAGYDVDAIVRVAVASDDRPAPPSATTTSLTFAWRALLKIRHVPEQLLDVTVFPVMFLLMFTYLFGGAVAGSTGAYLQEVVPGILVMQVAWISMYTGHTLNRDITKGVHDRFRSLPIWRPATLVGPLLADTVRYTMASTVILGLGWALGFRPQAGATGLVLGIAVLLVFSFSLSWIWTTAGLLLRSENAVFSVGNMVMFPLTFVSNVFVPTETLPGWLQGFVAVNPISLVVTSVRGFVHGSPDLRATGLVLVISAALVAVFGPLTMRLYRHPR
- a CDS encoding glycine--tRNA ligase; the encoded protein is MSDTHPSVTVELATIVELCKQRGIIFPTAEIYGGVRSTWDYGPLGVELKENVKRQWWRTMVQLRDDVVGMEQAILGPTEVWQASGHLANFSDPLVECANCHQRFREDHLREAQLGDERAEGDLVCPNCGKDALGDARNFNLMFRTNMGPIESDASSVWLRPETAQGMFVNFATVQRATRKRPPFGIAQMGKSFRNEITPGNFIFRTREFEQMEMEFFVAPGTDEEWHQYWIDERMDWYTDLGIRRENLRIREHAEDELSHYAKRTVDIEYFFPDASMGWSELEGLANRTDFDLKAHAAASGKDLSYYDQPNDHRYVPYVIEPAAGATRATLAFLFDAYRVEQAPDAKGELQNRTVLKLDKRLAPYKVAVLPLSRKEELTPLAKQVFDAVKVRWMCDYDETQAIGRRYRRQDEIGTPLCVTVDFESVDDKAVTVRDRDTMAQDRVSIDRLVDYLAERLPAC
- a CDS encoding energy-coupling factor transporter transmembrane component T, whose protein sequence is MTVSARAARLPRPLHPGAWWLWALGLATVATRTFNPLLLGLVLVVAGYVVAARRSTAPWARSFAMFLKLGLVVLTIRLVFQVLLGVPQGTTVLFTLPEADLPDWAAGITLGGAVTLESVVTAFADGLRLATILACVGAANALANPKRLLASLPAALYEVGVAVVVALSFAPSLVTSVQRIRAARRLRGRPDHGLRSVLSVALPVVEDALDRSLALAAAMDSRGYGRRADVPARVRRLTGVLTLTGLLGTSVGVYGVLDAGSPVLMGVPALAFGLVTATLGVRLAGRRTVRSRYRPDPWAGPERLTAACGAVAAAGAFVGAALDPAAMAPTFVPLRLPTLPLVPTLALLVALLPAWLTPPPVAPPVPPADRPRGSTADASRMEVDA
- a CDS encoding ECF transporter S component, with the protein product MSAPTVPPDAGAAVGGRRRGSVRSIRLRPRATLAVLLASSIGLAAFAWPLFVDPGAGVAQLRDAPLLFTLLLPLVLVVVLAEIAEGGIDAKAVAMLGVLTAVGAALRPLGTGVAGFEPVFFLLVLAGRVHGPGFGFVLGATTLFASALTTGGVGPWLPFQMLGAAWVGAGAGLLPPLRGRAELALLALYGALAGLLYGLLLNLSFWPFALPETTAVSFVAGDPLLDNLRRFVAFTLVTSLGFDIPRALVTAGLVLATGRPLLRALRRAARKAAFDAPVTFTAGDGTSGDAGTAASSAARTPPPAPH
- a CDS encoding ATP-binding cassette domain-containing protein; protein product: MRARDAFAIEADGLTKTYGEVRALDRLHLRVPAGGVHGVLGPNGAGKTTAIRLLATLVPADGGRARVLGHDVTEAPDEVRARVSLTGQFASLDEDLTGLENLVLVARLLGFHRQAAQRRARDLLGAFGLDDAAGRQVKHYSGGMRRRLDIAASIVVRPELLFLDEPTTGLDPTSRGQVWDIVRALVAAGTTVLLTTQYLDEADKLANRIAVIDHGRVIAEGTAGELKASVGGGTLHVRFRQPDDRALGEVVLAEALGATLHLDPDPVALTAQVDDPGRVALALSRLADAGLVPGEFSLGQPSLDEVFLALTGRPAEPTSDREEAAA
- a CDS encoding ABC transporter ATP-binding protein, with the translated sequence MIRFEQVGVTYHGADRPALHDIDLEVPEGELCLVVGRTGSGKSTLLRTVNGLVPHFTGGTLHGRVTVAGRDTRLHPPRELADVVGVVGQDPRSSFVTDTVEEELAYGMESLGLPGDVMRRRVEETLDLLGLVDLRNRPLEQLSGGQRQRVAIGAVLTAHPRVLVLDEPTSALDPPAAEEVLAALQRLVHDLGVTVLLAEHRLERVVQYADRVIHVPGDGRALQVGEPAEVLRSTPVAPPVVELGRLAGWQPLPLSVRDARRRAPELRERLASAHRRRRPSHDADAQMVAAARGVSVRLGPVLALQHVDLDVAAGEVVAVMGRNGAGKSTLLRSFVGLHRPLTGTVTVAGDDPATLAPRDLVRHVGLVPQEPADLLYADTVAQECGQADRDAGAPAGSCRRLLERLVPGLDDERHPRDLSEGQRLGLVLALVLVGEPPLLLLDEPTRGLDYRAKERLAGLLQDFAADGTAIVLATHDVELAAEIATRTVVIADGEVVADGPTDEVVVGSPAFAPQVAKVLAPAVWLTPSEVADALAVLP